In Archocentrus centrarchus isolate MPI-CPG fArcCen1 chromosome 16, fArcCen1, whole genome shotgun sequence, a single window of DNA contains:
- the tax1bp1b gene encoding tax1-binding protein 1 homolog B isoform X2: MALFLDRTLLSNNMDTSNFAHVIFQNVGKSYLPHAALECHYTLTQFIKPHPKDWVGIFKVGWSTARDYYTFLWSPLPENYVEGTAVNRTVVFQGYYVPNDDGEFYQFCYVTHKGEIRGASTPFQFRASSPTEDELLTVEDECNSDILVVTTKAGILEQKVEEVQREKDELLKNMALLQQEKEQLEAEKESLQKECEQEKENCAQLRRENQEVQHSSQALLEEKEEVKRRLEEATARIIQLEEDLIGVTQKGLQKETELDSLKDRVKKLTAEKEAFESHLKNEKDEKELYKIHLKNRELENTKLSAELQMLKSVDVNKENTIAQFKEEVGRLQACLTEKDKQYKEILAKVSTLGDVKALKEQLRQKEEQLQANQQQSSLLAAELRDASSARDRTMSELYRIKLEADNLHQAKAEAQAQCVRLECLVEQMKAEAKQEAAKAEEETAADPAVVAELQREVEDLKLRLHMAAEHYKEKYKECQRLQKQVLKLSEQQGDLKRSSAQEMTTVPPSGSPDTSVPGSPGSADPMLEAIIQEKLKGISREASDRNDKYRKCKQMLLEEKERSCMFADELAKMEVKFKEQLKTNENLKLQLAAEEDRYKSQVAEKGRELKELKDTLALVMKEKEKLEGELQKGSSRKGDQGTSEKTSLENLQSSVPLFLQYPVPYAQDTPTPLLVSQSPSKLHFGNPYSISDSKDDMDEFSDDQPLRLPPVGPPSWDSNVGNTSEQPTVTEAHSTFVNDGQNAFCFDPSMDMKRCPLCEVIFPPNYDQSKFEEHVESHWKICPMCSEQFPLDCDQKVFENHVLTHFDSHPLNFD; the protein is encoded by the exons GTTGGTTGGAGCACAGCGAGGGACTATTACACATTCTTGTGGTCGCCTCTCCCTGAGAACTACGTGGAAGGCACTGCAGTGAACAGAACAGTGGTCTTTCAGG GGTATTATGTTCCCAATGACGATGGCGAGTTCTACCAGTTTTGTTATGTGACCCACAAAGGGGAGATCCGGGGAGCCAGCACACCATTTCAGTTTCGTGCCAGCAGCCCCACAGAGGATGAGCTGCTGACTGTGGAGGATGAATGCAACTCTGACATCCTGGTGGTCACCACAAAGGCTGGCATTCTTGAG caaaaggtggaaGAAGTCCAGCGAGAGAAAGATGAGCTGCTTAAAAACATGGCCCTCCTGCAGCAGGAGAAGGAGCAACTggaagcagagaaagagagctTGCAGAAGGAGTGTGAGCAGGAGAAGGAGAACTGTGCTCAGCTGAGAAGAGAGAACCAA GAAGTGCAGCATTCTTCCCAGGCCCTGctagaagagaaagaggaagtcAAGAGGAGACTGGAGGAGGCCACAGCCAGAATCATACAGTTGGAGGAAGATCTGATTGGAGTCACGCAGAAGGGCCTGCAAAAGGAAACAGAGCTAGACAG CCTTAAGGATAGAGTGAAGAAACTTACAGCAGAGAAGGAGGCTTTTGAATCTCATCTTAAGAATGAAAAAGATGAGAAGGAACTCTACAAG atTCACCTGAAAAACCGGGAGCTGGAGAACACTAAGTTGAGCGCGGAGCTGCAGATGTTGAAGTCTGTCGATGTAAACAAGGAAAACACCATTGCCCAGTTTAAAGAGGAGGTGGGGCGCCTCCAGGCTTGCCTCACTGAGAAGGACAAACAGTACAAAGAGATCCTGGCCAAAGTTTCCAccttg GGAGATGTCAAAGCCCTGAAGGAGCAGCTGCGGCAGAAGGAGGAGCAGCTCCAGGCCAACCAGCAGCAGTCCTCCTTGCTGGCTGCTGAGCTGAGGGACGCCTCTAGCGCACGCGATCGTACCATGTCTGAACTGTACCGCATTAAACTCGAGGCTGACAACCTCCACCAGGCCAAGGCTGAAGCTCAGGCCCAGTGCGTCCGCCTGGAGTGCCTGGTGGAGCAGATGAAGGCAGAGGCCAAGCAGGAAGCA GccaaagcagaggaagaaactgCTGCAGACCCAGCTGTTGTAGCAGAGTTACAGAGAGAGGTGGAGGACCTAAAGCTGCGGCTGCACATGGCTGCAGAACACTACAAGGAAAAATATAAGGAATGTCAGCGACTGCAAAAACAAGTGCTGAAACTCTCTGAACAGCAAGGG GACCTGAAGAGAAGCTCTGCCCAAGAGATGACAACAGTTCCTCCATCGGGGAGTCCAGACACATCTGTGCCAG GAAGTCCAGGTTCTGCTGATCCGATGTTGGAAGCGATCATCCAGGAGAAGCTGAAAGGCATCAGCAGAGAGGCGTCTGACAGGAAtgataaatacagaaaatgcaagcAGATGCTGCtg GAGGAGAAGGAGCGTAGCTGCATGTTTGCTGATGAGCTGGCCAAGATGGAAGTGAAATTTAAAGAGCAACTGAAGACCAACGAGAACCTGAAGCTGCAGCTGGCAGCAGAAGAAGATCGTTATAAG AGCCAGGTAGCTGAGAAGGGACGGGAGCTGAAGGAGCTTAAGGACACACTTGCGCTTGTTATgaaggagaaggaaaaactgGAGGGG GAGCTCCAGAAGGGCAGCAGCAGGAAGGGAGATCAGGGGACCAGTGAGAAAACCAGTTTGGAGAACCTCCAGTCCAGCGTGCCTTTATTCCTGCAGTACCCTGTCCCTTATGCACAGGATACCCCTACCCCTCTGCTGGTTTCTCAGAGCCCCAGCAAGCTGCATTTTGGGAACCCATACTCCATCTCAGACTCaaaag ACGACATGGATGAGTTCTCAGATGACCAGCCGCTAAGGCTGCCCCCTGTGGGCCCACCGTCCTGGGACAGCAATGTG GGTAATACCAGCGAACAGCCCACTGTAACTGAAGCTCACAGCACGTTTGTGAATGATGGACAAAATGCCTTCTGCTTTGATCCCAG CATGGACATGAAACGATGTCCCCTCTGTGAGGTCATCTTCCCACCCAACTATGACCAGAGTAAGTTTGAGGAGCACGTGGAGAGCCACTGGAAAATCTGTCCCATGTGCAGCGAGCAGTTCCCGCTGGACTGCGACCAGAAAGTGTTTGAGAATCATGTGCTTACTCACTTCGACAGCCACCCGCTTAACTTCGACTAG
- the tax1bp1b gene encoding tax1-binding protein 1 homolog B isoform X1, translated as MALFLDRTLLSNNMDTSNFAHVIFQNVGKSYLPHAALECHYTLTQFIKPHPKDWVGIFKVGWSTARDYYTFLWSPLPENYVEGTAVNRTVVFQGYYVPNDDGEFYQFCYVTHKGEIRGASTPFQFRASSPTEDELLTVEDECNSDILVVTTKAGILEQKVEEVQREKDELLKNMALLQQEKEQLEAEKESLQKECEQEKENCAQLRRENQEVQHSSQALLEEKEEVKRRLEEATARIIQLEEDLIGVTQKGLQKETELDSLKDRVKKLTAEKEAFESHLKNEKDEKELYKIHLKNRELENTKLSAELQMLKSVDVNKENTIAQFKEEVGRLQACLTEKDKQYKEILAKVSTLGDVKALKEQLRQKEEQLQANQQQSSLLAAELRDASSARDRTMSELYRIKLEADNLHQAKAEAQAQCVRLECLVEQMKAEAKQEAAKAEEETAADPAVVAELQREVEDLKLRLHMAAEHYKEKYKECQRLQKQVLKLSEQQGDLKRSSAQEMTTVPPSGSPDTSVPGSPGSADPMLEAIIQEKLKGISREASDRNDKYRKCKQMLLEEKERSCMFADELAKMEVKFKEQLKTNENLKLQLAAEEDRYKSQVAEKGRELKELKDTLALVMKEKEKLEGELQKGSSRKGDQGTSEKTSLENLQSSVPLFLQYPVPYAQDTPTPLLVSQSPSKLHFGNPYSISDSKDDMDEFSDDQPLRLPPVGPPSWDSNVVCIQPTRNHSRPEGHEESEEKQNNNGNTSEQPTVTEAHSTFVNDGQNAFCFDPSMDMKRCPLCEVIFPPNYDQSKFEEHVESHWKICPMCSEQFPLDCDQKVFENHVLTHFDSHPLNFD; from the exons GTTGGTTGGAGCACAGCGAGGGACTATTACACATTCTTGTGGTCGCCTCTCCCTGAGAACTACGTGGAAGGCACTGCAGTGAACAGAACAGTGGTCTTTCAGG GGTATTATGTTCCCAATGACGATGGCGAGTTCTACCAGTTTTGTTATGTGACCCACAAAGGGGAGATCCGGGGAGCCAGCACACCATTTCAGTTTCGTGCCAGCAGCCCCACAGAGGATGAGCTGCTGACTGTGGAGGATGAATGCAACTCTGACATCCTGGTGGTCACCACAAAGGCTGGCATTCTTGAG caaaaggtggaaGAAGTCCAGCGAGAGAAAGATGAGCTGCTTAAAAACATGGCCCTCCTGCAGCAGGAGAAGGAGCAACTggaagcagagaaagagagctTGCAGAAGGAGTGTGAGCAGGAGAAGGAGAACTGTGCTCAGCTGAGAAGAGAGAACCAA GAAGTGCAGCATTCTTCCCAGGCCCTGctagaagagaaagaggaagtcAAGAGGAGACTGGAGGAGGCCACAGCCAGAATCATACAGTTGGAGGAAGATCTGATTGGAGTCACGCAGAAGGGCCTGCAAAAGGAAACAGAGCTAGACAG CCTTAAGGATAGAGTGAAGAAACTTACAGCAGAGAAGGAGGCTTTTGAATCTCATCTTAAGAATGAAAAAGATGAGAAGGAACTCTACAAG atTCACCTGAAAAACCGGGAGCTGGAGAACACTAAGTTGAGCGCGGAGCTGCAGATGTTGAAGTCTGTCGATGTAAACAAGGAAAACACCATTGCCCAGTTTAAAGAGGAGGTGGGGCGCCTCCAGGCTTGCCTCACTGAGAAGGACAAACAGTACAAAGAGATCCTGGCCAAAGTTTCCAccttg GGAGATGTCAAAGCCCTGAAGGAGCAGCTGCGGCAGAAGGAGGAGCAGCTCCAGGCCAACCAGCAGCAGTCCTCCTTGCTGGCTGCTGAGCTGAGGGACGCCTCTAGCGCACGCGATCGTACCATGTCTGAACTGTACCGCATTAAACTCGAGGCTGACAACCTCCACCAGGCCAAGGCTGAAGCTCAGGCCCAGTGCGTCCGCCTGGAGTGCCTGGTGGAGCAGATGAAGGCAGAGGCCAAGCAGGAAGCA GccaaagcagaggaagaaactgCTGCAGACCCAGCTGTTGTAGCAGAGTTACAGAGAGAGGTGGAGGACCTAAAGCTGCGGCTGCACATGGCTGCAGAACACTACAAGGAAAAATATAAGGAATGTCAGCGACTGCAAAAACAAGTGCTGAAACTCTCTGAACAGCAAGGG GACCTGAAGAGAAGCTCTGCCCAAGAGATGACAACAGTTCCTCCATCGGGGAGTCCAGACACATCTGTGCCAG GAAGTCCAGGTTCTGCTGATCCGATGTTGGAAGCGATCATCCAGGAGAAGCTGAAAGGCATCAGCAGAGAGGCGTCTGACAGGAAtgataaatacagaaaatgcaagcAGATGCTGCtg GAGGAGAAGGAGCGTAGCTGCATGTTTGCTGATGAGCTGGCCAAGATGGAAGTGAAATTTAAAGAGCAACTGAAGACCAACGAGAACCTGAAGCTGCAGCTGGCAGCAGAAGAAGATCGTTATAAG AGCCAGGTAGCTGAGAAGGGACGGGAGCTGAAGGAGCTTAAGGACACACTTGCGCTTGTTATgaaggagaaggaaaaactgGAGGGG GAGCTCCAGAAGGGCAGCAGCAGGAAGGGAGATCAGGGGACCAGTGAGAAAACCAGTTTGGAGAACCTCCAGTCCAGCGTGCCTTTATTCCTGCAGTACCCTGTCCCTTATGCACAGGATACCCCTACCCCTCTGCTGGTTTCTCAGAGCCCCAGCAAGCTGCATTTTGGGAACCCATACTCCATCTCAGACTCaaaag ACGACATGGATGAGTTCTCAGATGACCAGCCGCTAAGGCTGCCCCCTGTGGGCCCACCGTCCTGGGACAGCAATGTGGTGTGTATCCAACCTACCCGCAACCACAGCCGGCCAGAGGGCCATGAGGAGTCAGAGGAGAAGCAAAACAATAAT GGTAATACCAGCGAACAGCCCACTGTAACTGAAGCTCACAGCACGTTTGTGAATGATGGACAAAATGCCTTCTGCTTTGATCCCAG CATGGACATGAAACGATGTCCCCTCTGTGAGGTCATCTTCCCACCCAACTATGACCAGAGTAAGTTTGAGGAGCACGTGGAGAGCCACTGGAAAATCTGTCCCATGTGCAGCGAGCAGTTCCCGCTGGACTGCGACCAGAAAGTGTTTGAGAATCATGTGCTTACTCACTTCGACAGCCACCCGCTTAACTTCGACTAG
- the jazf1b gene encoding juxtaposed with another zinc finger protein 1b: protein MTGIAAASFFSNACRFGGCGLHFDSLSELIVHIEDNHIDTDPCLLEKQEQQQPSYVALSYINRFMTDAARREHEALKKKVQPKLSLSLTGNLSRSNVSTPPRHTSGNLTPPVTPPITPSSSFRSSTPTGSECDEEDVEFEESDSDESWTTESAISSESILSSMCMNGGDEKPFACPVPGCKKRYKNVNGIKYHAKNGHRTQIRVRKPFKCRCGKSYKTSQGLRHHTINFHPPISTDMIRKLQQ, encoded by the exons ATGACAGGCATCGCAGCTGCTTCCTTCTTTTCCAACGCTTGCAGGTTCGGGGGCTGCGGACTTCACTTCGACTCACTGTCCGAGCTCATTGTACACATCGAGGATAACCACATCG ATACAGACCCTTGTCTCCTGGAGAagcaagagcagcagcagccatcaTATGTTGCTCTCAGCTATATCAACAG GTTCATGACAGATGCTGCAAGGCGAGAACACGAGGCCCTGAAGAAGAAGGTGCAGCCCAAGTTGTCTCTGTCTCTTACAGGCAATCTGTCACGCAGCAATGTTTCCACACCACCCCGCCACACCAGTGGAAACCTCACCCCTCCAGTCACCCCACCCATCACCCCTTCTTCTTCCTTCCGCAGCAGCACACCTACAG GCAGTGAGTGTGATGAAGAGGACGTAGAGTTTGAGGAGTCTGACAGTGATGAGTCGTGGACCACAGAGAGTGCCATCAGCTCTGAGTCCATCCTCAGTTCCATGTGCATGAACGGAGGAGATGAAAAGCCTTTTGCATGCCCTGTTCCAGGCTGTAAAAAGAGATATAAG AATGTAAACGGAATTAAGTATCATGCCAAGAATGGCCACCGAACTCAGATACGGGTGCGCAAACCCTTTAAGTGCCGGTGTGGGAAGAGTTACAAAACATCTCAGGGTCTTCGCCACCACACAATCAACTTCCACCCCCCCATCTCTACTGACATGATCCGCAAGCTGCAGCAGTAG